From a single Dendropsophus ebraccatus isolate aDenEbr1 chromosome 8, aDenEbr1.pat, whole genome shotgun sequence genomic region:
- the NPHS2 gene encoding podocin: MTERRSRSSSRDPPHKPREKNGNPGRPRRVRDPIKNDTKVSAVVNVDDVAASEEETEVMALLEGEQKDDAMKSPSLRLCELLLTIFCTLLALLTFPISIWFCIKILREYERAVIFRLGRLLRGRARGPGIFFYLPVLDKCIKLDFRIKTFEVPFHQIVTKDLVTLEVDAICYYRLENAALFLTSVSNVSSALQLLIQSTTKRLLAHRSFLDILLERKSIGEEVKVALDAVTCQWGIKVERTEIKDIKLPEEVKQLMAAEAEAQRHAKVKILAAECEKTVSESLKVAAESLSGSPTAVQLRYLHTLQCMTSEKPATFLVPFPYDLMNLNLLQNLPANNTKTDTPKSDPEANQDPKKDSPML; this comes from the exons ATGACTGAGAGAAGATCCCGCAGCTCCTCCAGAGACCCTCCTCACAAGCCGAGGGAAAAGAATGGGAATCCAGGGAGACCCCGAAGGGTGAGGGACCCCATAAAGAATGACACAAAGGTATCGGCTGTGGTGAATGTGGACGATGTGGCGGCTTCAGAGGAGGAAACTGAGGTTATGGCTCTTCTGGAGGGCGAGCAGAAGGATGACG CGATGAAGTCTCCGAGCCTGAGGCTATGTGAGCTCCTCCTCACCATCTTCTGCACGCTCCTCGCCCTCCTCACCTTCCCCATCTCCATCTGGTTCTGCATTAAG ATTCTGAGGGAATACGAACGCGCTGTTATATTCCGCCTGGGACGCTTACTGCGGGGACGGGCACGAGGGCCGG GAATCTTCTTCTATCTCCCGGTTCTGGACAAATGTATCAAACTAGACTTCCGTATAAAGACGTTCGAGGTTCCTTTCCACCAG ATTGTCACCAAAGATCTAGTTACCTTGGAGGTGGATGCGATCTGTTACTACCGCCTAGAGAACGCCGCTTTATTCCTAACCAGCGTCAGCAACGTCTCCAGTGCCCTACAGCTGCTGATCCAGAGTACAACCAAGCGTCTTCTGGCACACAGATCCTTCCTAGATATCCTGCTAGAAAGGAAGAGCATCGGAGAGGAAGTAAAG GTGGCGCTGGACGCTGTGACCTGTCAGTGGGGAATTAAAGTGGAAAGAACAGAAAT TAAGGATATTAAACTCCCTGAAGAAGTGAAGCAGTTGATGGCGGCAGAAGCGGAGGCGCAGAGACATGCCAAAGTGAAG ATTCTTGCAGCAGAATGTGAGAAGACGGTGTCAGAATCTCTGAAGGTGGCGGCGGAGAGTCTATCGGGGTCGCCCACCGCCGTCCAGCTCCGCTATCTCCACACATTACAATGTATGACGTCTGAGAAACCCGCAACCTTCCTGGTGCCGTTCCCTTATGACCTGATGAACCTCAACCTTCTGCAAAACCTGCCGGCCAATAACACAAAGACGGACACCCCGAAATCTGATCCCGAAGCCAACCAGGACCCCAAGAAGGATTCTCCAATGCTCTGA
- the LOC138799130 gene encoding paraneoplastic antigen Ma1 homolog, giving the protein MAEKAQSTLITTERLLERAYFPAIIAVPQEYGGRWRIVWPLEPTAEGIPPVLSPHRRGSSRCLPPTPPRVTAEETPTTYVLVAAMERLVGQFAKMNPEENYRRLRTFSGLVPTPAGEEGYETWRDVALQYLEEWQCSDAVKRQRIVESLKGPAMEIVQAAWRGKPQVTSQDYMTALEDAFGSPEDATDLLYKLRITYQEAGEKMSDYLYRLDKLIYRVVSKGGLDSKEVDNCRLDQMLRGALTNDPIAQRLRCTDRDKIPLPLSISCLSKFGKKKLL; this is encoded by the exons ATGGCTGAGAAAGCCCAGTCAA CTCTTATCACAACTGAGAGGTTATTGGAGAGAGCGTACTTCCCTGCCATTATTGCTGTTCCACAAGAATATGGTGGACGATGGAGGATTGTCTGGCCACTGGAGCCCACCGCAGAAGGCATACCTCCAGTGCTGAGCCCACATCGGAGAGGGTCTAGTAGATGCTTGCCCCCCACTCCTCCCAGAGTCACGGCTGAAGAAACTCCCACTACTTATGTGCTGGTTGCCGCCATGGAGAGACTAGTGGGTCAGTTTGCAAAAATGAACCCAGAAGAAAATTACAGGCGGTTGAGGACATTCTCCGGCTTAGTACCCACCCCAGCTGGGGAAGAGGGATATGAAACTTGGAGGGATGTTGCTTTGCAGTACTTGGAAGAATGGCAGTGCTCTGATGCAGTAAAGAGGCAAAGGATAGTAGAAAGCCTGAAAGGACCAGCAATGGAAATAGTGCAAGCTGCTTGGCGAGGTAAACCCCAAGTGACATCTCAGGACTACATGACTGCTCTTGAAGATGCTTTTGGGTCACCTGAGGATGCCACTGACCTCCTCTACAAGCTTCGGATCACCTATCAAGAGGCAGGGGAAAAGATGTCTGATTACCTTTATAGGTTGGACAAGCTGATCTACAGAGTAGTGTCCAAAGGCGGACTTGACTCTAAGGAAGTGGACAACTGCCGTCTTGATCAAATGCTCCGGGGTGCTTTGACTAATGATCCGATTGCTCAGAGGCTGAGATGCACTGACCGGGACAAGATTCCACTTCCTCTTTCCATCAGCTGCTTAAGCAAGTTCGGCAAGAAGAAGCTACTTTAA